A window of Primulina huaijiensis isolate GDHJ02 chromosome 9, ASM1229523v2, whole genome shotgun sequence contains these coding sequences:
- the LOC140983889 gene encoding uncharacterized protein produces MAGRPPRQNRNPRYANTDREGRQEDGQGNGPPPAVNLSRADLMAIATIVATTLQGLGNQNVNQPPPPPPPNGIKFHYESLRKNRCPTFSGAADPEVSQSWLKSVETQLRLLEVPEALKVDVTVPFLEDKAGKWWEAISPAMTAAGPMTWQRFREAFLKQYYPAEVRLQKLSEFENFTQTPDMSVVEYTSQFNALGSYAPVIMADEVLKLHRFKKGLNSRIQSALAVYQPANFSDLMGAAIRAETDIQRREKEFKNKRPMNNQPSRSNQTFKKPNQSGGPSKGPSPTSNYQDIKPCPTCHLRHLGECRRNSGVCFGCGKAGHRIAECPTAANQAAGPNKGTGPNTGANPNKPKEGKPNARVFAMTQEEADDATEVVSGTILIQKVPAYALFDCGATHSFVSKRLAKKLGLKPELLAEPFRIATPTNKAIETHEIHRNCLISIGNQKFSTDLIQIVMADFDIILGMDWLAKNNAIVDCKGKRVKLRTPNQEEIVYHGKSKERKSLLSASQAWKAMKSGEDIYLAMVSEVQGEAELKIEDIPIVCEFPDVFPEELPGIVPDREVEFEINLVPGAAPISKAPYRMAPAELKELKEQLQELLDKKQIRPSVSPWGAPVLFVKKKDGSMRLCIDYRELNKITVKNKYPLPRIDDLFDQLKGAAVFSKLDLRTGYHQLKVRAEDIHKTAFRTRYGHYEFTVMPFGLTNAPAAFMDLMNRVFKPFLDQFIVVFIDDILVYSSNERDHEEHLRIALQTLREKELYAKFKKCEFWLKSVSFLGHVISEAGVSVDPRKVEAITEWPKPKNATDIRSFLGLAGYYRKFVEGFSSIAIPLTKLTQKNSKFVWDEGCEKSFQTLKEKLASTPVLILPTEDKEFTIYSDASKEGLGCVLMQEGRVIAYASRHNWSNHLPLIEFAYNNSYHSSIGMAPYEALYGRKCRSPLYWDEVGEKVIVGPELIQTTIDKVTVVREKLKAAQDRQKSWADLKRRPVEFNIGEKAYVKVSPMKGVVRFSKARKLNPRYVGPFEILEKVGTLAYRLALPPNMSRIHNVFHVSQLRKYISDPSHVLEAEPLMIESNLGEGLKYEEVPIRIVDTKDQVLRRRIIPYVKVQWSNHTEREATWELEERMRDQYPYLFIDQANPSFEDETSHKEGGM; encoded by the exons ATGGCCGGCAGACCCCCGAGACAGAACCGCAACCCGCGTTACGCTAATACCGACCGTGAAGGTAGACAGGAGGATGGACAGGGAAATGGACCCCCGCCTGCAGTCAACTTAAGCCGAGCTGATCTTATGGCCATAGCCACCATTGTAGCGACAACACTGCAAGGGTTGGGAAATCAGAACGTCAATcagccaccaccacctccaccaccaaatGGAATCAAGTTCCACTATGAGTCACTCCGCAAAAATAGATGTCCAACTTTCAGTGGAGCTGCTGACCCTGAAGTTAGCCAGAGCTGGCTAAAAAGTGTAGAGACGCAGCTGCGACTATTGGAAGTTCCCGAAGCACTGAAAGTGGACGTGACTGTGCCGTTCCTAGAAGATAAAGCAGGAAAATGGTGGGAAGCAATTTCACCAGCCATGACAGCTGCAGGACCAATGACTTGGCAGCGATTTCGAGAAGCCTTTCTGAAACAGTATTATCCAGCCGAGGTCAGACTGCAGAAACTGAGTGAGTTTGAAAACTTCACTCAAACTCCGGATATGTCAGTCGTGGAATACACTTCCCAGTTTAATGCCCTTGGATCTTATGCTCCGGTAATCATGGCGGACGAAGTTTTGAAACTGCACCGTTTTAAAAAGGGATTGAACAGCAGGATCCAATCAGCCCTAGCAGTCTACCAACCCGCTAATTTTTCAGATCTAATGGGTGCAGCTATCCGAGCCGAAACTGACATCCAGCGCAGAGAGAAGGAATTTAAGAACAAAAGGCCCATGAATAATCAGCCCTCACGCAGTAATCAGACTTTCAAGAAGCCTAACCAGTCCGGTGGACCATCAAAAGGACCTTCGCCTACCTCAAACTACCAGGATATTAAGCCTTGCCCAACTTGTCACTTACGACACCTGGGAGAATGCCGAAGAAACAGTGGAGTATGCTTCGGATGTGGGAAAGCGGGACACCGAATTGCCGAATGTCCTACTGCCGCCAACCAAGCAGCCGGGCCCAACAAGGGAACAGGGCCAAATACAGGAGCTAACCCTAACAAGCCAAAAGAAGGCAAGCCTAATGCCAGGGTCTTTGCTATGACTCAAGAAGAGGCCGACGACGCCACTGAAGTCGTGTCAGGTACCATTCTTATTCAAAAAGTGCCTGCTTATGcgttatttgattgtggtgccacgcATTCATTTGTATCTAAGAGACTCGCTAAGAAACTAGGACTTAAGCCCGAATTATTAGCCGAACCTTTTCGAATAGCCACACCTACAAATAAGGCCATCGAAACTCACGAGATCCACAGAAACTGTTTGATCAGTATCGGTAATCAGAAATTCAGCACAGACTTAATACAAATAGTCATGGCCGACTTCgacatcatcctagggatggattggttagccaaaAACAATGCAATAGTGGACTGTAAAGGGAAGAGAGTTAAACTCCGAACCCCGAATCAGGAAGAGATCGTGTATCATGGTAAATCCAAGGAACGGAAATCACTCCTTTCCGCTTCCCAAGCATGGAAGGCAATGAAATCCGGAGAAGATATCTACCTAGCAATGGTTAGCGAAGTGCAAGGAGAGGCCGAACTAAAGATAGAAGACATCCCAATAGTATGTGAGTTCCCGgatgtttttccagaagaactcCCAGGGATAGTCCCGGACCGCGAAGTGGAGTTCGAAATCAATCTAGTTCCTGGTGCAGCTCCAatttctaaagcaccttacAGGATGGCGCCAGCTgaactcaaggagctaaaagagcaactccaagaattgctgGACAAAAAGCAAATTCGACCTAGTGTTTCCCCATGGGGAGCACCAGtactttttgtaaagaagaaagatgggagtatgaggTTGTGCATCGACTATAGAGAACTAAACAAGATCACtgtcaagaacaagtaccccCTCCCGAGGATTGACgacctatttgatcagcttAAAGGAGCCGCAGTCTTTTCGAAACTGGATCTGAGGACGGGATACCACCAACTGAAGGTCAGGGCGGAAGATATCCACAAAACAGCTTTtcggacaagatatggacattatgagttcacAGTGATGCCTTTCGGGCTGACCAACGCACCTGCAGCCTTCATGGACCTAATGAACAGAGTTTTCAAACCATTCCTGGATCAGTTCATAGTAGTAtttattgacgacattctcgtctactcttCCAACGAGCGAGATCACGAAGAGCATCTGCGCATTGCACTTCAGACTTTGAGAGAAAAGGAGCTCTATGCTAAgtttaagaaatgtgagttctggctaaAGAGTGTATCCTTCTTAGGACACGTAATCTCTGAAGCAGGAGTATCAGTGGATCCCAGGAAAGTCGAGGCAATTACAGAGTGGCCGaaacctaagaacgccaccgacatcaggagctttcttggactagcaggttattacaggaagttcgTCGAAGGTTTTTCTTCGATCGCCATACCACTGACGAAACTCACTCAGAAGAATTCCAAGTTCGTCTGGGACGAAGGTTGCGAGAAAAGTTTTCAGACACTAAAAGAAAAGCTCGCATCCACGCCAGTACTAATCTTACCCACAGAAGATAAAGAattcaccatctacagtgacGCATCCAAGGAAGGTCTGGGATGCGTGCTCATGCAAGAGGGAAGAGTGATCGCCTATGCATCGAGGCA CAATTGGAGCAATCACCTACCATTAatcgagtttgcttataataacagctatcacagcagtattgggatggctccatatgaagcccTGTATGGGAGGAAATGCCGATCACcattatattgggatgaagtgggagaaAAAGTAATAGTAGGACCCGAACTCATACAGACAACAATAGACAAGGTTACAGTAGTCCGAGAGAAactcaaggcagctcaagatcgacaaaagagttgggcagACCTGAAAAGAAGGCCAGTGGAATTCAATATTGGCGAGAAGGCCTACGTAAAAGTCTCgcctatgaaaggagtggtcCGATTCAGTAAAGCTAGGAAGCTGAACCCTCGTTATGTGGGACcctttgaaattttggaaaaagtgggCACGCTAGCATACAGATTGGCACTGCCACCAAACATGTCTAGaatacacaacgtgttccacgtgtCTCAACTACGGAAATACATCTCGGACCCAAGTCACGTGTTGGAAGCAGAACCACTCATGATCGAAAGTAACTTGGGAGAAGGGCTGAAATACGAAGAAGTTCCCATTAGAATTGTGGACACCAAGGATCAAGTACTAAGACGACGAATCATTCCTTACGTCAAGGTGCAATGGTCTAACCACACGGAAAGAGAAGCCACATGGGAGCTAGAAGAAAGGATGAGGGACCAATACCCGTACCTCTTCATAGACCAAGCcaacccaagtttcgaggacgaaac